The Drechmeria coniospora strain ARSEF 6962 chromosome 02, whole genome shotgun sequence genome has a segment encoding these proteins:
- a CDS encoding oxidoreductase family, NAD-binding Rossmann fold protein — MASSPIGVAIIGSGHFAKEQHLPAVLGCSSLRLKAIFSRSLSSAQEAAKLVPSSSTTPVPDLYAADAGPGREYDDLLGRADIVAFIIALPIVAQPAFVEAALGVGKHVLAEKPIGPDVATAQRLIAFSKSSKASSGATLSVAENFRFVPRLVYARDQARRLGRVTHFSVKVMSLMKPEAKWYRTAWRQTPAYQGGFLLDGGVHHAAAARFIFLAGDENRAVDVRAFSDRVCEHLPPIDSVAAIVRTASCATGTVQLSAGSLMDAFEWDVACERGSVKSAGETVTVRTADGAAPVVEQFDRVSGVPEEVAAWAAGILAGTPDPRQSAEEALADLEFLEKIFRSGEDDGALKQYEFQS, encoded by the exons ATGGCGTCATCACCGATCGGCGTAGCCATCATCGGCAGCGGTCATTTCGCCAAGGAACAACACCTG CCCGCCGTGCTTGGTTGCAGCTCACTGCGACTCAAGGCCATATTCTCTCGCTCGCTGTCGTCGGCGCAGGAGGCGGCCAAACTtgtgccgtcatcgtcgacgacgcctgtGCCCGACCTGTACGCGGCTGACGCCGGCCCCGGACGTGAGTACGACgatctcctcggccgggcCGACATCGTGGCCTTCATCATCGCGCTGCCAATCGTCGCACAGCCGGCCTttgtcgaggccgccctcggcgtcggtaAGCACGTGCTGGCGGAGAAACCGATCGGGCCGGACGTTGCCACAGCCCAGAGATTGATTGCTTTCTCGAAGTCGTCCAAGGCCTCCTCGGGGGCGACCCTCTCGGTGGCCGAAAACTTCCGCTTCGTGCCGCGCCTCGTCTACGCCCGCGATCAAGCCCGCCGGCTCGGTCGTGTCACCCACTTCAGCGTCAAGGTCATGTCGCTCATGAAGCCCGAGGCCAAGTGGTACCGCACCGCCTGGCGCCAGACGCCCGCCTACCAGGGCGGCTTCCTgctggacggcggcgtccaccacgctgccgctgcgcgcttcatcttcctcgccggcgacgaaaaCCGGGCGGTTGACGTGCGGGCCTTCAGCGACCGCGTGTGCGAGCACCTGCCGCCCATCGacagcgtcgccgccatcgttcGCACCGCCTCGTGCGCTACCGGCACCGTCCAgctctcggccggctcgctcATGGACGCCTTCGAGTGGGACGTGGCCTGCGAGCGCGGCAGCGTCAAGTCTGCGGGCGAGACGGTCACGGTACggaccgccgacggcgccgcccccGTTGTCGAGCAGTTCGATCGCGTGTCGGGGGTGCCCGAGGAGGTGGCCGCCTGGGCCGCGGGCATCCTTGCCGGCACGCCCGACCCGCGGCAGAGCGCTGAAGAGGCTTTGGCCGACCTCGAGTTCCTCGAGAAGATATTCCGAAGCGGCGAAGATGATGGCGCGCTCAAGCAATACGAATTCCAGTCATGA
- a CDS encoding thioesterase family protein yields the protein MPPRSSSSTERKARSRRDYPYILDYRTRWNDNDMYDHMNNSIYNFLFDSAVNAYLVEHCGLHPPSSSQHPLVAHTATDYFSAVAYPAVAEVGVRVTKLGRSSVTYEVAVFEQGIDRVKAVGDFVHVFVDRATGRPPRDGMAVELRRGLEKLCITGEQSKL from the exons ATGCCGCCGCGTTCGTCTTCATCAACAGAGCGCAAGGCCCGCTCCAGACGGGACTACCCCTACATTCTAGACTATCGGACGAGATG GAATGACAACGACATGTACGACCACATGAATAACTCCATCTACAACTTTCT cttcgactcggccgtcaaCGCCTACCTGGTCGAGCACTGCGGCCTACACCCCCCCAGCTCCTCGCAGCATCCGCTTGTGGCCCATACAGCGACCGACTACTTCTCGGCAGTCGCATAcccagccgtcgccgaggtgggCGTCCGCGTCACGAAGCTGGGCCGCTCCAGCGTCACGTACGAGgtcgccgtcttcgagcAGGGCATCGACCGGGTCAAAGCCGTCGGCGATTTCGTCCACGTTTTTGTCGACCGGGCCACGGGCCGACCACCCAGGGACGGCATGGCTGTGGAGCTGCGCCGAGGCTTGGAGAAACTATGCATTACTGGCGAGCAGAGCAAGCTGTGA
- a CDS encoding DRAP deaminase: MAVPDMHAPAPAADSAADSTSTSPSAPSPAMTANGMESGPRDKQKTSKKCKSRVLIPETDEVLITPILPIWPPPYHFEDDLRRVRPYHWTYNTYCKERWRGRSLIDIFESEFRDRPTEYYRSSMEKGDICVNGRRVGPDYVLRNGDLVSHTLHRHEPPVTAEAVGIIHEDDDMIVINKPSGVPVHPAGRYKFNSVIEIMRADRGQDFLPHPCNRLDRLTSGIMFVAKNVTAAEAMGRKIKQRSVRKEYLARVVGEFPDGEVVCDRPILQISPKLGLNRVRANGKTARTVFKKLAYYPPTAGSVACGRQEEKEEEKEEEKEEEEEAAAAAAAEGTQQNAWPKRQGYSIVRCLPVTGRTHQIRVHLQFLGHPIQNDPIYANQRVWGLNLGHEDADGTENTDEDVISRLSRMGKDEVAQAVVYYDEMVDKYEKRRAEKMTGELCELCDTPLYSDPGAHELSLWLHSLRYEDAEGAWSYQSPLPRWALPPEGVAGPTTVGALDELVQAIEEDKAEATSA; the protein is encoded by the coding sequence ATGGCGGTGCCCGACATGCACGCCCCCGCCCCTGCGGCGGACTCTGCGGCggactcgacgtcgacctctcCGTCGGCTCCGTCACCTGCCATGACGGCCAATGGGATGGAGAGTGGGCCGAGGGACAAGCAAAAGACGAGCAAAAAATGCAAGTCGAGGGTGCTCATACCCGAGACTGACGAGGTCCTCATCACGCCGATACTGCCCatctggccgccgccgtaccACTTCGAGGACGACCTGCGTCGGGTGCGGCCGTACCATTGGACGTACAACACCTACTGCAAGGAGCGGTGGCGCGGTCGCTCCCTCATCGACATCTTCGAGTCCGAATTCCGTGATCGTCCGACCGAGTACTACCGCAGCTCGATGGAAAAGGGTGACATTTGCGTCAACGGCAGGCGCGTCGGACCCGACTACGTCCTGCGCAacggcgacctcgtctcCCACACGCTGCACCGGCACGAACCGCCGgtcacggccgaggcggtggGCATCATccacgaggacgacgacatgATTGTCATCAACAAGCCGTCGGGCGTGCCCGTCCACCCCGCCGGCCGCTACAAGTTCAACTCGGTCATCGAGATCATGAGGGCCGACCGCGGCCAGGACTTCCTGCCGCACCCCTGCAACCGACTCGACCGGCTGACGAGCGGCATCATGTTTGTGGCCAAGAacgtgacggcggccgaggccatgggCCGTAAGATCAAGCAGCGGTCGGTGCGGAAGGAGTATCtcgcccgcgtcgtcggcgagttcccggacggcgaggtcgtctGCGACCGACCGATCCTGCAGATCTCGCCCAAACTGGGCCTGAATAGGGTGCGGGCCAACGGCAAGACGGCGCGGACGGTGTTTAAAAAGCTCGCCTACTacccgccgacggccgggaGCGTCGCTTGTGGCCGgcaggaggagaaggaggaggagaaggaagaggagaaggaggaggaggaggaggcggcggcggcggcggcggcggagggaaCGCAACAGAATGCGTGGCCCAAGAGGCAAGGCTACTCCATCGTCCGCTGCCTGCCCGTCACGGGGCGGACGCACCAGATCCGCGTGCACCTACAGTTCCTCGGACACCCGATCCAGAACGACCCCATCTACGCCAACCAGCGGGTCTGGGGCCTCAACCTCGGGCacgaagacgccgacgggaCGGAGAacacggacgaggacgtcaTCAGCAGGCTGTCGCGCAtgggcaaggacgaggtcgccCAGGCCGTCGTCTACTACGACGAGATGGTGGACAAGTACGAGAAGCGGAGGGCGGAGAAGATGACGGGCGAGCTGTGCGAGCTGTGCGACACCCCGCTCTACTCGGACCCGGGCGCGCACGAGCTGTCACTGTGGCTGCACAGCCTGCGgtacgaggatgccgagggcgcaTGGTCGTACCAGAGCCCGCTCCCCCGCTGGGCCCTGCCGCCGGAAGGGGTCGCAGGCCCGACCACGGTCGGCGCCTTGGACGAGCTCGTGCAGGCCATCGAGGAggacaaggccgaggcgacgtcggcgtga